A window of Nocardia arthritidis genomic DNA:
CCGTCATCGACGAATTCGTAGGTGAGGCCGTCTGTGCGGCGCACGAACTTCAGGCTGGTCATCTGTCGATCATGCGGGGCGACGGAGCCCACATTCCAGCCGGGCAGGTCCCGGCGGTCCGACAGCCACCTGAAAGACTGAGCCAATGAGTTCCGCTCCACCCGCCTCGGACGACCGACGATTCGTGCTGACCCTCGGCTGCCCGGACCGTCCGGGCATCATCGCCCGGATCACCTCGTTCATCGCCGAATTCGGCGGGTCGATCGTCGAGGCGGGATACCACTCCGACGGCGATACGGGCTGGTTCTTCACCCGGCAGGCGATCAAGGCGTCGACGGTGCCGTTCGGGCTCACCGAACTGCGGGACCGGTTCGCGGAGGTCGCCGCCGAATTCGGACCGCAGACGGAGTGGCAGCTGCACGATTCCGGCGCCCGGCGCCGGGCGGTGCTGCTGGTCAGCAAGGACGGACACTGCCTGCACGACCTGCTCGGCCGGGCGGCCAGCGGCGAGCTGCCCGCCACCATCGAGGCGGTGATCGGCAACCATCCGGATCTGGCCGGTATGACCGAGGCGCACGGCGTGAAGTTCCACTACGTGCCGTTCCCGAAGGATCCGGCCGAGCGCGGCCCGGCCTTCGCGCAGGTGCGCGCGCTGGTCGACGCGCACGACCCGCACGCGGTGGTGTTGGCCCGCTTCATGCAGGTGCTGCCCGCCGAACTGTGCGAGTACTGGGCGGGCCGGGCGATCAATATCCACCACAGCTTCCTGCCCTCGTTCGTCGGCGCTCGCCCGTATCACCAGGCCTTCGCCCGCGGCGTCAAGCTGATCGGCGCCACCTGCCACTACGTCACCGCGGAACTGGATGCGGGCCCGATCATCGAGCAGGACGTCATCCGCATCGACCACGCCGACGATGTGCGCGACATGGTGCGGCAGGGACGGGATATCGAACGGGTCGTGCTGGCCCGCGGCCTGCGCTGGCATCTGGAGGGCCGGGTGTTGGTGCACGGCCGCCGGACCGTCGTCTTCTCCTAGATCCCAAGGACTTTCCAGACCTGGCGAGCACTGGGACGGCGGGGTGGGCCTCTGCGATGAAGGGCGCCCGCCCCGCCGTCCCGGCACTCGCCGGGCCGTCGGTGTCAGCCCGCGATCTCGGCGACTTGTGTTGGGTGATCGACGGATTCGAGTACCCGCGCCAGTTCGGCGTTGAATTCCCGGTACGCCTCGACATTGCCGAGATGTCCGGTGCGCAGCACGTGATAGCGCGCCAGACTGCCCGTCTCGCGTAGGATTTCGACGATTCGCTCCGAATGCGACGGCGGCGTCATGTCATCCAGCGATCCGGCCAGAATCGTGGTGGGCACCACCAGATTTCGCGCCGCATCGCCCAGATCCATATCGGCGAGCAGCAGGCCGAACCGGGCGCGCACCCGAGCCGGGCAGGATCGCACGATATTCATGCCGTAGCGCACCGTTTCCGCATCGCATTCCCTGCTCATCACCGTGTTGGCGAAGATCCAGCGCACCGGCGCGATCGGTGGGAATACCAGGGGTGTGCCGAGCGCGGCACGACCGATGAAGTGCGGCAACGGAATTCGCCGATGCAGCAGCGGCAGCTCGCTATTCACAAACGGCACAACGGTGGTCGCGGCGATCAGCCCGTCCGGTGCGGTGTTGGTCAGCAGTACGGCGTGCGCCCGCTCGGTCACCCGGTCCGGATAGCGCCGCGCCCACGCCTGCAATGTCATACCGCCGAGGCTGTGTCCGGCGAGCACGGCGCGCTGTCCGGGGCGTAGTGCGGCGGTGAGCACCGCATCCAGATCGTCGGCGAGCAGATCGCAGTCGAGGTGGCTGCTGCCGAGTTCGCTTTCTCCGTGCCCGCGCTGGTCGTAGGCGATCACCCGGTAATCACCCGCGAAGGCGTTGATCTGGGCGTTCCAGTACTCGATGGCGCAGCTCCAGCCGTGCACCAGCACGAGGACCGGGCGGTCGGCGGGTCCGTAGGCGTGTACACGCAGCCGCGCGCCGTCCCTGGTGGTCACCGGGATGGTTTCGGGCACAGCGGTCGGTGGGTTGTATGCCGAGGTCGCGTAGGTACGCGAGCGCAGATCGGCGCGGTGCGCATCCAGAAACTCGCGGATGCGCCCGGGGGTCGGCAACGGTGCACGCATCGGACACTCCTTTGTGTTACTGCTCGATACAGTAAACCCGATTTGCGCCGCTTGCCAGTGCAAGCACCCGAAAAGTTATGCGCGGTTCTGTCCCGACAGCGCGAACCAGCGCGCGAAAATCCCGCCTACCAGCGCGGACCCCGCTGAATCTCATCCACCTTCGGCCGCACATCCGCCAGATAGATACCGGTCGCCACGATCGCGAGCACACCGATGAACGGCATGGACAGCCCGAGGAACAGCAGCGCGGCCAACGCCGCGGCCAGAATCGTCATCCAGATGGGCTTGGTCAGCTTGTCCACGGCCGTGAACGCGTCCGGACGCTGCCGGACCGCGTGGATGAGCGCGAAGATCGTCGCCCCCAACGCACCCAGCCAGAGAACGAACATGATGAGCCCGGTCAATCCGTGCACAAAGGTCACTCACCCATGATAGAAGGAACGCCCCCGCACACCAGGGGTGTGCGAGGGCGTTGCGAAAGTCCTTCTTACTCGGCCTTCTTGGGCGCGGCCTTCTTGGCGGGGGCCTTCTTCGCCGGCGCCTTCTTCGCGGCGACCTTCTTGACCTCGCCGTTCTCCGCCGGAGCCGGCTCGGTTTCGGTGGTCACCTCGACGACCTCGCCATCCACCACCGGCTCGTCCCCGAGCTCCGCCTCGCCCTCGGCCTTGGCCGGACGATTCAGCAGCCCGTTCACCCGATCGATGACCACCTCGGCGCGGCCGGCCGCATCCTTATAGATGGTCTCGACGCGCTCGATCTGATCCTCGACCAGGTGGTTCGCGCGCAGGCGCTCCACGGTCTCCTCACCGCGTACGGCGAGGTCGGAGTACAGGTCGAGCAGTTGGTGGAAGTACTTGTCGGCCAGCGAGCGCAGTTCCTCGGCGGTGAACTTCTCGCGCAGCTCGGCGATATCGTCGGGCAGCTCCGACGGGAGGCCGGCCAAACGCTCGCGCAGCGATTCGAACTGCGCCTGCACATCGGCGGGCACATTCGCGAAGCGCTCGCGCGCCTCCTCGACCCGGCCGGAAAGGTCGGTGGTGCCGGTGCGCTCGCGCACCTTGCCGACAACGTCGACGACGGCGGCGTAGACGGCGTCACCCGCACCGACGGTGGCGTAGATGGGCTTGGTCACGGTGGGGTTCTTCTCGGTCATGGTTCCTGTGTCTCCTGGCGTGACGGAGTTTCGGTTGTGCGCGGAACGTCGCTGTCCCTGTCGGGTCCCCCCGGATCGCTCGCGCCGTTTTCCCGGCGGAACGATTCGTAGATGTCCAGCAAGACCTGCTTCTGCCGTTCGGTGATCCCGGTGTCGGCCAGCAGGGCATCCCGGACCGGACTGTGCGGCCGCTGCTCCAGATAGCCAGCCCGTACGTACAACACCTCCGATGACACCCGCAGTGCCTTGGCGATCTGCGCGAGTACTTCGGCGGACGGATTGCGCAATCCGCGCTCGATCTGGCTGAGGTACGGATTGCTCACTCCCGCGAGTTGGGCGAGTTGACGCAGCGAAACTTGCGCGGCTTCCCGCTGCGCCCTGATGAAACCTCCGATGTCGTGCGCCGCATTCGCGACGCGACCCCCGCGCTCTCCGGCGCCGGCGGATTTCTCCGCCGAACCTCCGGTGTACTCGGCGGAAACCTCGGGCTGGTCTGCCATCACTCACCTTCTGGCGGTTGTACGTGTGCAATTCTAGGACAGGGTGCTAGCTATTGCAAGCAGTCTGCTAGCACCCTTATGGCAAACATTCGGCGGCTACTTCTCAGCCACCGAATGTCAAATACGAGATCGTGTAAATCACCAGTCCGGCAATCGAACCCACGACCGTTCCATTGATGCGAATGAATTGCAGATCACGCCCAACCTGCAGTTCGATCTTCTTACTTGCCTCATCGGCGTCCCACCGGGCAACCGTATCGGTGACCAGGGTGGTGATCTCCTGCGCGTAGTTCCCGACCAGATACCGCGCACCGCGATCGATCCAACCGTCGACCTTGTCCCGCATCTCGGAGCCGTCGCGCAGTCGCTCACCCAACTGCTGCACGTTCTCGGCCACCTTGCTGCGCAAGGCCGAATTGGGATCATCCGCCGACTCCAGAATCAATCGCTTGGCCGCCCGCCAGGTGGCCTCGGCCATCCCGGTGATTTCCTCGCGGCCCATGATCTGGGCCTTGATCCGCTCGGCCTTCTTGATCGTGGCATCGTCGTGCTGCAGATCGTCGGCGAATTGCTCGAGAAAGCGATTCGCCGCCAGCCGCAGCTCGTGATCCGGATTCGATCTGACCTTCCAGGTGAACTCCACCAGCTCCCGATAAATTCGCTCGGACAGCAGGACGTTCACGAATTTGGGCGCCCACTGCGGCGCGTCGCGCATGACGATCCGGTCGATCGTCTCCTGACTGCCGAGCGCCCACTGATGCGCCCGCTCGGCGAGCATGTCCAGCAGCGGCAGCTGCCGGTTGTCGGCGAGCAGTTCGGCGAGCACCCGCCCGATCGGCGG
This region includes:
- the purU gene encoding formyltetrahydrofolate deformylase; translation: MSSAPPASDDRRFVLTLGCPDRPGIIARITSFIAEFGGSIVEAGYHSDGDTGWFFTRQAIKASTVPFGLTELRDRFAEVAAEFGPQTEWQLHDSGARRRAVLLVSKDGHCLHDLLGRAASGELPATIEAVIGNHPDLAGMTEAHGVKFHYVPFPKDPAERGPAFAQVRALVDAHDPHAVVLARFMQVLPAELCEYWAGRAINIHHSFLPSFVGARPYHQAFARGVKLIGATCHYVTAELDAGPIIEQDVIRIDHADDVRDMVRQGRDIERVVLARGLRWHLEGRVLVHGRRTVVFS
- a CDS encoding alpha/beta fold hydrolase produces the protein MRAPLPTPGRIREFLDAHRADLRSRTYATSAYNPPTAVPETIPVTTRDGARLRVHAYGPADRPVLVLVHGWSCAIEYWNAQINAFAGDYRVIAYDQRGHGESELGSSHLDCDLLADDLDAVLTAALRPGQRAVLAGHSLGGMTLQAWARRYPDRVTERAHAVLLTNTAPDGLIAATTVVPFVNSELPLLHRRIPLPHFIGRAALGTPLVFPPIAPVRWIFANTVMSRECDAETVRYGMNIVRSCPARVRARFGLLLADMDLGDAARNLVVPTTILAGSLDDMTPPSHSERIVEILRETGSLARYHVLRTGHLGNVEAYREFNAELARVLESVDHPTQVAEIAG
- a CDS encoding DUF2516 family protein; this translates as MTFVHGLTGLIMFVLWLGALGATIFALIHAVRQRPDAFTAVDKLTKPIWMTILAAALAALLFLGLSMPFIGVLAIVATGIYLADVRPKVDEIQRGPRW
- a CDS encoding heparin-binding hemagglutinin, which codes for MTEKNPTVTKPIYATVGAGDAVYAAVVDVVGKVRERTGTTDLSGRVEEARERFANVPADVQAQFESLRERLAGLPSELPDDIAELREKFTAEELRSLADKYFHQLLDLYSDLAVRGEETVERLRANHLVEDQIERVETIYKDAAGRAEVVIDRVNGLLNRPAKAEGEAELGDEPVVDGEVVEVTTETEPAPAENGEVKKVAAKKAPAKKAPAKKAAPKKAE
- a CDS encoding helix-turn-helix domain-containing protein, which gives rise to MADQPEVSAEYTGGSAEKSAGAGERGGRVANAAHDIGGFIRAQREAAQVSLRQLAQLAGVSNPYLSQIERGLRNPSAEVLAQIAKALRVSSEVLYVRAGYLEQRPHSPVRDALLADTGITERQKQVLLDIYESFRRENGASDPGGPDRDSDVPRTTETPSRQETQEP
- a CDS encoding DUF445 domain-containing protein — protein: MKAIATGLLALAAAIYLTCRWLESRGTGGDWVGFVRAAAEAGMVGALADWFAVTALFRHPLGLPIPHTAIIRKKKDQLGASLGSFVGTNFLAPDVVSAKVSSAQVSFRIGRWMADPGHAARVAQESSTILRAVVGVLRDEDVEQIIDSTIVKRIADPLWGPPIGRVLAELLADNRQLPLLDMLAERAHQWALGSQETIDRIVMRDAPQWAPKFVNVLLSERIYRELVEFTWKVRSNPDHELRLAANRFLEQFADDLQHDDATIKKAERIKAQIMGREEITGMAEATWRAAKRLILESADDPNSALRSKVAENVQQLGERLRDGSEMRDKVDGWIDRGARYLVGNYAQEITTLVTDTVARWDADEASKKIELQVGRDLQFIRINGTVVGSIAGLVIYTISYLTFGG